GGGATAGACGAGGATGGAACCCACCCCTGCCCCTCCGAGGAGGGGATTTTCGGGAGAAATGCCTACCGGTTTTGCTATTGCTATTGTCCCGGTGTAAACCGAAGTGGACTGACACACGACAACTGTTAAGCTAACGGTAAAATTGCCGTTGTCGGGATAGGTGTGAACGGGGTGTTCTTCGGAAACAGGGGGGCTGCCGTCTCCGAAATCCCAGATGCAGTAGCCGCCTTGCCCGATGTATGCGTTTTGGCTCAGGTTGGTGAACAACACGGTGTAATCTAATATTTCGTGACCGAAAGCCGCTTGCGGATTTGGCTCGAAATCTATGCACGCGGCACGGGTGAGAGTTGAAGTGTCGTTGCAAACTATAGCCTGCAGGGTAACGGAGTATAAGCCGGATGATTGGTAGGTGTGGGTGGGCAGGCTGCCGCTGCAGGGTTCGAAGCCCTGACCGCAAAGCAGGGGCGGGCTGCCGTCTCCCCAGTCTAAGATATAATGCCCGCCGTCTATGCTGTCGGGATAGACGTATTGGCTTTGGTTGGCAAAGGCTATGGTTTGGGGCATGGATGGGTATGGCAGCGCCAAAAAATCAGCCTTAGGCTCGGTAAGCAAACCCATGCAGTTTAAGCGGACCAACCATGCGTCCGCCCCCGAACCCGAAGCGGTGTTGCTCTCCGTTCTGCCGCACAGCACATACCCGCTTTTGCCGCTGTAGTCGTGGTTTTGGACGATGAGGTCGTAGAAATAGTCCGGTTTGTTGCCTCCGTATCTCCGTTTCCAAAGCGTGTTCCCCGAACTGTCGAGTTTTACAATTTCGGCATCTAATAGTACCAACGGAGCCATGGAATATGGGTAGGTTGAACCGGCAATGACAACTTCTCCTGTTGTTAATTCTTTTACGCTTGATGCGGCACTTTCTAAAAAATGCTCGTTGTTTATCCAAGCCACACTATGATCTGGGTTTAATTTATAGACATAAGCATAAGTATTTACATTGGGAACAATTCTCCTTCCCGAAAAAAAGATATTACCACTACTGCCAACAAATAAACTTGTTGCTACATCACATGAAATCCAGTTAGTGGGGTTGAGGTCAAAAACCTGATGCCAAAGCCAGTTGCCAAGAGAATCTATTTTGATGAGGGCTATATCGCTGTTATCATAATTGACCGTTGCCAACAAATATGCGCCCCCATCTGGCGTTGCGGCGATGTCTTGAATCCAATTTAGCTTATTAGAAGTGTTAAAATAGAAATTATATAGAGTATCTAATAAGATAAAGCCAGTGGTAGGGTTCTTTTTCGTTAGATATAGATAAAGACCATTATTATCTGGAAGGTCTATCCAACCACCCATTAAAACGTTCTCACCTGTCTTTGTAGCACATCTGAGATTGGTACTATTTAATTGCCAAGCATTTATTGGTTGTAAATTCGGTTGTAACAACACATAGTAAGATAAAGCTGAATCCGTTTCTACGTTTCTTCCTTCACTTACTAATAAAAAATTGTTATCATTTAAAGCCAATAAATCCATTGCACCGTTTTCAAAGTAAGAGCCACAAAATTCTTGTCTTACCCAGTTCTCACCATTGAGATTAACTGAAACTATAAAAGAACAAACTAAAAAATTATCAGGATTAGCAAATCTTCCGGAAAGATAATATAAAGTATCTTGCTGTAATATTGTCGAAGCATGATGACTTATCTCCCAAGAATAAGATTTGGAGAAATATTTTTGAGCAAAGCAATCAGAAGACAATATGCACAATAGAAATGTTACCAGTAAACAGCTTTTCATAATTGGTTAATTTAAAATGCCACGCAACTTAATGTTTAGTTGCGTGGCATGTGAATAATTAGTTTAAGATAACCAATTTATCTTTAAAAATGGTTTTGCCATTAAGGCTTACTGTATAAAAATACAACCCAGATGTAAAATGATGAACATCTATATTAAATGTTCCACTATTTTTAAACGAGTTGGTGCTTACTCTTTTACCTATAGAATTATATATAGTTAAAATGGCCTCCTCGTCTTTAGACAATGTACAATTTATAAATGCTGTTTGGGTAGTTGGGTTTGGATATAATCTAAACAGTGATTGATTATTCCAATTTTTAAACGAAGTGTACCAGTTGTCGCCGCCATTTGCCAAGGCCGGCAATTCGACGGGAAACTCTATCGTCTTTGCCAGATATAGCAATGTCTGCGCTTTGTAGCTCGTTTTGGTGCCGCTTTCGGCTATATCTAATAGTTGGTCTTCTTCGGCATTTGTTATTTCAAATATGGTGCGGTTGTCGTTGCGCAGATCAATCAACAACTGATTTAACTCCACAAACCTAAGGTTTTCCTCGGTTTCGGCATCTATCAGGTTCAACAGATTTTGTGCAACTTCAATGCTGTCAATAGCAATGTAATGCGGGACAAGCCGGCGTTGGGCCAAAAGATATTCATTATACTCATGCAGTAAAGACAAAGCATCAATATAATTGCTGTCTGTCAATAATCGCAATACGAGTTCAGCCAATTCTAAATCAGTCATGGCATCAATGCCAAAATATTCTGTTACATCAGAGATTGGAGTATATCCTTGGTCTGAACAAAATTCATTTAATCCAATATCAAAACAATTTTCCGGTTCGTAGTCTCCGATTGCCGACAAGTCTTCATCTATCAGTTCGGTAGCATTTACATCGTTATAAATAATGCTGTTTACTTCGAAGCCTCCGACAGCGGGGCCTAACCTAATGTCCATCACCCCGAAAACACCTTCGCCACTGTAAGGGACAAAAGTATTGGCGGCAGGTAAATTTAAATCGCAATCTCCCTGTTGTGGAAGAACTCCATTCGAGTTGTAGAAGGCTCGCAAGTCTAAACCGTAATGGGCGTAATCCAACAAGTGGTTGCACCAGAACCATGTGGCAGAATTATCGCCTTCTACTATGATGGCTTGTTGGGTGTTGTTGACGAGGTTGCCGGCAATTATTGAGCCGTCCATATCGCTTTGGTTGATGATGATACCCATATTCGTATTATGCAGAAAATTGTTGGTTGCCAATATGTTTGAGCCTCGCAGGTAGAATGAAGCGGTGAGAAGAGGGTTATAGAAATCTATACTGTTACCGGTGTCGTTTACCTTGTTCCCTATCAGCTTACACAAGTCGTTTCCGTCTGCTTGTACAGACAGGCGGCAGTTTTGAAAATTATTGGTTTCTATTATACTGACCTGCGATATGGCGTTTTTAAAATTGCGGGCAGAGATTCCTACTTGATTTTCTTCAAAAAAGTTATCTCTTGCCAGCAGGTGTGCTACGTGGTTTGCTCTGATGCCATATTTATGGTTATGAGAATAACAATCTAAAACAACAATTCGGTTACACCATGTGGCATGAATGCCGGCTTCGGGCTGTTCGATTAGGTTGTTAAACGGATACCATAAACCGGCGCTTTCGGTAAGAAAATCGTTGTGTGTAAAAGAATAATTGATGTTGTTGTTCCAACTTACGTTGATGTCCTGAAAACAACCTTTAAAATTGGAGTGGTTGATAGAAATTATACCTCCGGAGGTTGCTCTTGCCGGAGAGTCGGAAAACAAAACGGGTAATGAAATTGAAGATACGTTGATATATGGGTTATCCGGCGGCGAAGTATTGGCAATAGTGGTATTGTTGAGCGGGGCTAAATTCATATTTACTACTCCTAAGATAGCGTGTAGCACTTGCGATTCATACATATCGAATTTCCCTGCATTACTTGGGGATGGTGTGATATCTATACCCGGACCTTGAACCTGAACACCTGTCCACATTACTTCACAAACACCGTCAATCACTGTATTTTCTATACTGAGCGATCCGCCGGGCTGTACAAGAATGCGTTTGTCGGGGGCAAAAAACAGATTCATATCGTTGATAGCAAGTTCTATGCCGTTGGGGATGACCAAATCCACATTAAACGACAAGTCGGTTGAACTGCCGGTAATAGCGGTAAACGGATGGGAACCGGGCTGCCATGTGGCAGTGGCGGGCGGGGAATAGCTGTTCCGGTTTTCGCCAAACTCGGATAGTATATAAACATCCTGTGTGCCTGCGTTCACGGTGAAAAAGTTGGTTATATCGAGACAATCATAAGGGGGAACTGTCGGTTCGCACTCAATAATGGTCAGCACTACATTTATCCCCGCGCCGTTTCCACTTATACATATACCGCTTGTGCCGGAATTAATGGCTTGCATGTTGATAATAATTTCCTGCCCAACAGTAAAAGAAGAGCCAATGTTGAGGTTTAGATCAACAGTTGTACAAAGGTTGGTATTGGGGTCAAAATCTACAGTTGTTTGCCCAAAATTATTAAAAACACCGCTACCGTTAACCACAGAAACTCCGGGCAGGCTTTCTATGTCGGCATCCAAAAATACACTTACGAGGTCAAAAGGCCCTGTTTCGGGAGTTTCTAAACAGATAGTATAGGGGATGGTAACAATACTGCCCGGGCAAACATCGTCTATATCGTCTGCACTTATACTGATATGTTCTTCACATTCGAGGGTAACTTTTAGATTGTCTATAAACAAATTTGTTAACCCTGCATTCTCTGAACTACCGATAGTTGAATTGACATTCAAAAGCAAAGTATTAATTGGTGTTCCAGTAGTATTTATCCAGGTAAAACTGTAAAAAGGTAAATTATTAAAATCAATGGCATCTAAAATGGCAGTCATTGCAGTAGGTTGAATTGCTTGATAATTAATAGGAAGTCCACATGGATCCAAGTTCATATTTGTAGCGGTAATTGTGCTACCACACAAAAAAAACTCATCGCTAGTGCAATCTGGAAAAGGAAAAGACGAACAAGGAGGATAATCGCTTAAAGCTGTAAATTGTATAGTGGGTTCTATGTCAGGATCATTTCCCCATGCAAGCAAGTACATATATAATGCAGTTGCGTTAAAACTGATTACCACTTCGCATCCTATTGGTATGGGTTTTGATAAAGGAATAGGAGTTGCATCCCAATCGAATGCCGAAAGAGTTCCTGCTATCGCGATAAGCAATTGGTTGTTTTCATCATAGTCTGTAATATGAGGACTGCTAATCCTACCATCAAATTGTATTTCGGGCACATTTAGTCCGTCGTAAATGACATCATTATAATTAAACTCTTCAAAATCACCAAAGCACACAATATTACAGTATGGATCATCGCATACAGTTTCTATTGGTTCGTTCTTTACGACAACGGTTACTATTTCGGTTTGACAAATACCATCGCAAGATACTACGGTGTAGCAGAAGTAGAAAATACCTGTTGAAGTAGCTGTTATGGTTAGGGTAGTACCGACAAGGGTTACATTTAAATCGCCTATAAAACCGCAATCGGTAACGATGCTTATGTCTGCACCTTCGGGTATGATATCATTAGCTGTGATGCTGTTATTATCGGTCAAGTCAAAAATAAGCGGGTTATTGGCAGCCGTTCCCTGTAAAAAGATTTGATAGGAATCGGGGTTGGTAAATACTTCGCAGTTTTGCGGGCAGCTTTCCTCGGTGACTAAATGATAGCCCAATGCACAGAGTATCTGTTGCTCTTCGGCGGTAACTACCCGCCTTGCTTCGGCATAATCAAATTCGTAGTGCATGACATATTTTAATGCCGGACTTAATCCCAGGTTTGTAGCACAACCAAAATCTAAATGCGAGAGTTTATTCAGAAAAAACGAAGGACCGTTACCGCCTGTAAATGTGGTGTAAGCACCCACATTTACGGGTGCAATAATTACATCATCCGCGTTTTTAAATGCTAATTTTAAGTTGCAGCCCGAAGCCAAATCATCGGGCATATCGGGGAAATCGGTTTCATTAAAGGTATAGTCGTCGCAACAATCTATAGAAGGGTTATGTTGCAACAAATAGTCCTCTTCGAGTTTAGAATAAATAAATCTATCCCAACGGGAATAGAAATCGCCATCCAACAGGGGCGTTCCGTTAACGCTTATTCTGGAGGCAAACCCCAAAATATGCAAGGCTTCGTGTAATGCGATGCTGTAAAGGTCTAAATAGTTGGCTGCAATCGTAGGGTTATCAAAGTCATCGGTTGGCAGGTCGTCGTCTAAGGTATGCCAAGCATAAAGGTTACTGATTCGCAATTCGCCCAAAAAATAACCTGCAGGATAAGAAGTTAAGTAAGTGTTGTTGAGGCGGTCTAAAATCAGGCTGTTTGCCATGCCACATTCAGCCTCCCAAAATGGGGAACCGGTTCCGGCAACACCGCTAGTAAGTTCCATTTTATTTACCAAAATATCGACAGGAAGGTCGCTTTCTGAGATAATCAAATCAGAAAGGTCAGCAAAAACCTGGCAGATAGTTTCTTGTTCCTCATCTGACCATGTTGTTCCTTCAAAGTAAAGATCGAAATGTCCGCTCTCACAATCGCTTTTGAAAGCTAAAGGATAGTAATTGAGCCTTACCTCTTCTTCGGTATAAGCATTTCCAAACCGATCGTAAAAACGGGCTGTTTGTCCTTGTTGAAGCGGCGGCTTCTCAATCAGTCCGCAAAAATCAAGCGGTTGCCCCATCAACACATTACCCCCCCCCATATATATAGGGAAAGCGATACGAAGACAACCAAATACTTAAAGCATGAAACAGGGAAAGAACTTTTTTCATTACGCATAAATTGGAGTTTTAATGCGGTTTAAAAAATGTTTCGTTAGTTAGTTTGTGTTCCCCAATGTGTTTTTTTATGATGGTGTAAGGTAGTGAATTGATTTATTGCTTGTATCAACAAATTTAAAAAAAATTTGCAGTGCTTACTTTTTTCTGAAGGAGGATATCAGGGATTTTTTTTACAAGGAATGTAACGAGAAAAATTGATTTGAAGGATTTTTCAAAATACGGATTGCGTTTCCGTATTATCCTAATCTAATTACACCAACCAAAACTTCGAGCTTTGGCATAGTTTGTCTATTTTTGCGACCTGATATTTGCGGCTCGAATGCAACATTTTGTTTCGTTTAATCATCTTCTTACACTTTTGCCGGCCAAACTGCGGTTTCATTCCTTAAAAATACAACGTGTTCAGATACCGATTTATTCAGATTTACCTTTTTAGTATTTGTGCGGCCCTGATGTTATTGTTCACCTTTTGTCGTGATGATAACTGGGCTACTGATACTTCCGACAAACTCGCTTTTTCAACCGATACTTTAGGGTTTGATACCGTATTTACAAGCGTTGGCTCTACTACCCATGGTTTTTTGGTTTACAACAACCATAAAAACCGGATTAATATTTCTTCGGCAAGGATGGGGGGTGGCGAAGGTTCTCCGTTTAGAATGAATATTGACGGACTTTCGGGTAAAAACCTGAGTAATATCGAAGTTTGGGCCGAAGATAGTGTATATGTGTTTGTAGAAGTTACCATAGACCCCGACGACACTACTACTCCCTTTGTGGTAGAAGACAGCATTTTGTTTGAAACAAACGGCAACCTTCAAAAGGTAATTCTGAGAGCATGGGGGCAAAACGCCAATTTTTTCGGACCCGGAACTCCAAACGGGCATAAGGTAGGGGTTACCGGCGACACTACATGGACCAATAACAAGCCTTATGTTATCTATGGAGGCATTATCGTTGATACCCTTCAACGCCTGACCATTGAGCCCGGGTGCAGAATCCATCTTCACAACAACGCTGTACTATATGTTAAGGGAAGCCTTCTGGTAAATGGCGGAACCGACTCTACCCAGATTGTTACATTTACCGGCACCCGCTTAGAACAATATTACGATGGAATCCCCGGACAATGGGGCGGTATATACCTGCTTAGTGCCAGCTACGACAACCTGATTACCGGGGCATTGATTAAAAACGCCCTGTTTGGAATCAGAACCGACTCGGTTTCGGTCAATCAACGTCCCAATTTGATTATCGGGAACAGTGTGATACGCGATATTTTCGATTCGGGCATCATCGGTCTATCAACCGGAATTGTCGGTTATAACAACCTGATTTATAATTGTGGCCGCCACAATCTTCAGTTCGAGTATGGGGGTCAATATACTTTTGTCAACTGTACTTTTGCAAATTACAGCAACGCCATCATCAATCATCGAAGCCCTATTGTCAGGATTGCAAATTATTTTCCGATAGACAATACCGTCAGTATCTTTCCATACACACAAACGGCTTTTACCAACTGTATCATTTACGGAAGTGAAAAAGAAGAGCTTCTGCTCGATGATGAACTCGAAGGCGGAGATCCAAATTTTATCACCACGCTTACTCGTTGTCTGCTAAAAACCGAGCGAAGCAATACTGACCCTTTGGTTGCCGATTGTCTGTTGAACCCTGCTTTTCAGGACACCCTGTTTGTCAACTCATTTCAACGAGATTTTAGATTGAACGACGATTCGCCTTGCATCAACGCCGGATTGTCCGACTTTCAAATTGACCTCGGTTTTACAACCATCAGTTTACAGACCGATTTGTTGGGAAACAACCGCAACGATGGAGCCTGGGACCTGGGATGTTATGAGTTTATACCGGAATAATGTGCAAAGTACCCCCAATCCGGACAATTCTTGTCTGTAACACATTAAAACAAGATTTATGCTATTTTGGAAAGCGGTAAATTCTTGTTTTATTACCCTCAGTTAAACTTTGCGGGTCAGACCTTTAAAAACAGGGGGGGGCTTCAATCAAAAACTGACAACCTATAGCCCTGATTTCGCCTACCCTTTCCCGAAGTAGGTAAGAAGCCGGTAAATTAAAATCAAAAAACTAACTTGAGAAGCAAATTTTATTGTCTTTTTAAGGAGGAAAATTGCTTTTTTTAAAGCGTAAATTGCTTTTTTAAAAAGGAAAATTGATTTTAAAACTTTTATAAAAACCGGAATTGGGTCAAATCTTACTTCATTACTCAATAAAATGATGATTTTAGGAAACAAAAGATTAATTAAACTTCCAAAAATCTATTTTTTAACCTTTAAAATTGAAATTTTTAGGAGAGAAAAGTCAATTTAATTGAGGAAAATTGATTTAAAAATCTATAAAATTGACATTTTTTTGGAGAAAATTTTGCCTTGCCTGGTGAATAAAACAGATGTATGGGCGAAAATTTTTTTTATAAATGTGCTTGCTTTTTTTTTACCGGGTCTGAATTGTAGATTGTTCCCAAACAAACCGGACTTAAATAGTTTCTTTGTTTTTTTCCGGTTTAAGTGGTTGTTGTAGTTTTTGAGTAAAAAAGCGAGGTTAAACTTGCTTAAATTTTATGAAGTTTTGGTAAAAAAAAGGTAGAACGCTCGCACAAAAAAATAAAAGTAATTTATACCAATGTATCAATAATGTATAAAAAGATGTAACTTTCGGCCTACTTAGCAACTCTTTAACGCGTAAGAATATGGAAATTACCGGTAGAATTATTCAGTTACTGCCTTTACAGGAAGGTACAAACCGCAGTGGTAACCCTTGGCGCAAACAGGAATTTATACTTGAAACGGAGAGTCAATATCCCAAAAAAGTATTGGTTATGCTTTGGGGAGATAAAGTCGAACAATTTAAAGTACAAGAAGGACAAAAAGTTACGGCGTATATAGACCTCGAAAGCAGAGAATATAATGGTCGCTGGTACACCGAAGTCAGGGCTTGGAAATTGGTTTCAGGCAACGAAAACGATTCAAATAATTCTCAGCCTCCTCCTGAGGACGAAGACGGCATGCCTTTTTAATTCATAAAGACATTCGCGATTTTAGAAACGGTGTTTTTTTGAACATTTTAGCCGGTGGGGAATCTTTCACCAATTCTCCTGTCTGAAAAATCAAGCATTTTTTGGCGCAAAAGCTAATTTTTTCAACTTACCAACATCCCACTTTTTCGGTAAAGTGGCTGACTTTTATATATGAGGTACACACAACATACTTTAGAGGCACTTGAAAACCTTTTGAAAGAAGGAGGTTACCGGTTGAAGACAGGGAAAGGCAGTTTTAACTCGGGATACTGCATCCTGCACGATAAAAAAGTAGTTGTACTGAACAAATACCATTCTATGGAAGCCCGTATCAACTCGCTGATAGATATAATTCGGGAACTGCCGTTCGATGTCCAGAGTTTGCCCGATGAGTTGGCGGAATGGTATCACAAAGTAATGCCCATGCAAACAAAACATCCGATTTTAAAAGGAAACACCGACATCACCATTCCTTAAACAGATATTGAGAGGTTTTTAGGTGTTTCATAAAACAGGAAAAGTAGAACATGCAAGCAGACACAAGAATTTTATCGAGTTCATGGACTCCGGTGATGAAATTTGTTTTTCCATTTTTTTTCGGAATAATCTATTTGATTGCCACAATAACTATTGTTTCGGTAGCTTTTACAAGCGAAATTGACTTTAAAACCATTTTAATTTTACTATTTGGCTTCGTGCTTGCCTTGTCTGTTGGCATTTGGGTACTTTTCCGGTTTTGCCTGCATCTTAAAAAGGTTACCCTCGTTCAGGATTACCTGTTAATCAGTAATTACCGTCAGACCATTCAAATTCCATTGTCCGAAATCGAACAGGTCAGACAGTTCTTGTTTTTAAACCCACCTTTGCTGACTATTTATCTGAAATCCCCTTCTAAATTCGGTTCTAAAATTGAGTTTCTCGCTTATACCCGTGTTTGGGATTTTTTTTCCAGCCATCCTACCTATTTGCTGCTTCAGGAATTGAGTTCGAAAAAAGGGTTATACCAACTATGATATAATTTTGCACCACGCATGAATGCTTAAAGTCTTTAAATTCCACTCCTCGGAGGTGTTAGGAGTGGGTTCTTTTAGATAGCGAAGTGGTATAAATACCTCGTACAGGCATGAATAAATTTAAAAAGGGTTGCAGCCGTGTTTTTTAATCAGTTTAAACACAGCTACAACCCCATAAAATGTACAATATCCTTTACCGGTTATTTAGGCTGTGGAACATAGCGCAAATATGGTTTTTTGATGTTTGCATCAACGCCATATTTATCGTGAATTTGTTCGGTTGGCACATTCAACGTAACAATAACATCGTCTCCGTTCTGCCAATCTACGGGAGTTGCCACACTATGATTGGCAGTCAGTTGAAGTGAATCGATGACACGCAAAATTTCATTAAAATTGCGTCCGGTGGATGCAGGGTAGGTCAAAGTCAGTTTTACCTTTTTATCCGGGCCAATGACAAACACCGATCGAACCGTAGATTTTTCGCTGGCATTTGGGTGAATCATATCGTATAGCTGAGCAACCTGATGATTTTCGTCTGCAATGATCGGAAAATTGACCGAAACGCGGTTGACTTCTTCGATATCGGGCACCCATCGTTTATGGGAAGCTAAATCATCCACCGAAACCGCAATAATTTTGGTGTTTCTTTTTTCAAACTCGTTTTTTAACATGGCTGTTCTTCCGAGTTCGGTGGTGCAAACGGGGGTAAAATCGGCAGGATGCGAAAACAACACCCCCCATGAATCTCCCAGCCATGAATAAAAGTCAATTTCTCCTTCAGTAGTTTGTGCTTTGAAATTTGGAGCTACATCTCCTAATCTTAATGACATAATTGATACGATTTATTTAATTAATAATGGTGGTTTTCAAAATTAAGGCTTTCAAATATTCAACCAGGCTAATTTTTGGCAAAAAAGAAATCAGTAATTGATAAGATAATTTTAAGCCATAAAAAATTAAGCCGGAATACTTTAAAAAAAACACCTTTGGAATTGATTAAGTTTTGGATAAAGTAATTTTTTAATATCCGTCTTATGTTCCGCAATCTAAAAAAATCAGTCTTCAAACCTAACTTCACTATTGCGTGAAAATGAAAGTTAGAATTTTGTTGTAAGCTTTGCTTCAATAAAAAAACAATAAACGTTTGAATTCAACAAACTTTGCGCATTTTTGTAGATTCAATTTTCATCTACCTAAAACGCAATCCTAACTATGGAGCCTGTTAAAAAAACTGTAATAAAAGTAACTGCTTTTGTAAAAGCTCCCATCGAAAAAGTCTGGTTGATATGGACAAGCCCCGAACATATTTTGCACTGGAATGCCGCATCAGAAGACTGGCATACTACCGTAGCCGAAAATAACCTGGAAATTGGAGGGAAATACAACTACCGAATGGAAGCCAAAGACGGAAGCCATGGATTTGATTTTTCAGGTACTTATACCAATGTTAAGCTCCATCAGGTTATTGAATATGTTTTGGACGATGGCAGAGAAGTGTCGGTAATTTTCGAATCTGCAGATGGAGGAATAAACATCACTGAAACCTTTGAAGCAGAAAACACTTTTCCGGTCGAGTTGCAACAAGCCGGATGGCAGGCGATTTTAAATAAGTTTAAATCTTATACCGAACTCCACTAAAACTATCTTTACAACTATGTATGACAATCCGATAAAATCTTGTTTGTGGTATGATGGAATTGCACTTGAAGCCGCCCAATATTACTGTTCTGTCTTTCCCAATTCTAAAGTCCTTAATATCCATCATTTAGTTGTTGAATTTGAACTGAATGGAACCAGGTTTATGGGGTTAAATGCAGGCTCCAGATTTAAGTTTAACCCTTCTTTTTCATTTACTGCTCTTTTCGACACGATTGAACAAACCAATGAAATATGGGGAAAACTTATCGAAGGAGGCAAAGCCCTGATGGCCATTGACAAATATGAATGGAGTTCCCGTTATGGTTGGTTGGAAGACAAATATGGGATGAGTTGGCAAATAACAGTAGCTGAAACAACAACCGATACTCAAAAAATAATTCCTTCCCTGCTGTTTACCGATGGTATGTTTGGAAAAGCCGGGGAAGCCATCCGTTTTTATACTTCTGTTTTTCCAAATTCTTTCGTCCCATTGTTGGTGCCGTTTCCTGAAGATGACCCCAACGCCGGAAAAGTGATGTATTCGGAGGTTAAACTCAACAATCATGACCTGATCGCTATGGATGGAGTCGGGGCACATGGCTATGCCTTTAACGAGGCAGTTTCGCTGGTGGTGGACTGCAACACACAGGAAGAAATTGATTACTATTGGAATCGCCTTACCGAAGGCGGTGAAGAAAGTATGTGTGGCTGGTTGAAAGACAGGTTTGGGGTTTTCTGGCAAATTGTTCCTGCGATTACCGGAAATCTTTTATCTGACCCCGAAAGAGGTCAAAGAGTGATGCAGGAGGTTTTAAAGATGAAAAAATTAGATCTCAATATCATGCTCAATGCATAGGGAAGCCTGTTTTTCCTGTTAAAGTGGCAACTACTAAAACTGCAAGACCCACGATCAGAAATTATTTTGTGGAAATTGAATTTTTAGACAGAAAAAAATCTATTTAAGGGTCGCCCCTTCTCAGACTAAAAGTACCACTTCGTTCCAAATTTCCTCTGCAATGATTTCGGGAGTTTGGTTGCCGTCAATAAAAAAGATTTGTTCCTGA
This is a stretch of genomic DNA from Sphingobacteriales bacterium. It encodes these proteins:
- a CDS encoding T9SS type A sorting domain-containing protein; its protein translation is MKSCLLVTFLLCILSSDCFAQKYFSKSYSWEISHHASTILQQDTLYYLSGRFANPDNFLVCSFIVSVNLNGENWVRQEFCGSYFENGAMDLLALNDNNFLLVSEGRNVETDSALSYYVLLQPNLQPINAWQLNSTNLRCATKTGENVLMGGWIDLPDNNGLYLYLTKKNPTTGFILLDTLYNFYFNTSNKLNWIQDIAATPDGGAYLLATVNYDNSDIALIKIDSLGNWLWHQVFDLNPTNWISCDVATSLFVGSSGNIFFSGRRIVPNVNTYAYVYKLNPDHSVAWINNEHFLESAASSVKELTTGEVVIAGSTYPYSMAPLVLLDAEIVKLDSSGNTLWKRRYGGNKPDYFYDLIVQNHDYSGKSGYVLCGRTESNTASGSGADAWLVRLNCMGLLTEPKADFLALPYPSMPQTIAFANQSQYVYPDSIDGGHYILDWGDGSPPLLCGQGFEPCSGSLPTHTYQSSGLYSVTLQAIVCNDTSTLTRAACIDFEPNPQAAFGHEILDYTVLFTNLSQNAYIGQGGYCIWDFGDGSPPVSEEHPVHTYPDNGNFTVSLTVVVCQSTSVYTGTIAIAKPVGISPENPLLGGAGVGSILVYPNPAQNTLTFALPEGQTPPSGDLGVTDGSGIAIKLLTLTGQTVLQTTLGASETHKTVSVAHLPVGVYVYVVENGGAVLVRGKVAVVR
- a CDS encoding T9SS type A sorting domain-containing protein, whose amino-acid sequence is MGGGNVLMGQPLDFCGLIEKPPLQQGQTARFYDRFGNAYTEEEVRLNYYPLAFKSDCESGHFDLYFEGTTWSDEEQETICQVFADLSDLIISESDLPVDILVNKMELTSGVAGTGSPFWEAECGMANSLILDRLNNTYLTSYPAGYFLGELRISNLYAWHTLDDDLPTDDFDNPTIAANYLDLYSIALHEALHILGFASRISVNGTPLLDGDFYSRWDRFIYSKLEEDYLLQHNPSIDCCDDYTFNETDFPDMPDDLASGCNLKLAFKNADDVIIAPVNVGAYTTFTGGNGPSFFLNKLSHLDFGCATNLGLSPALKYVMHYEFDYAEARRVVTAEEQQILCALGYHLVTEESCPQNCEVFTNPDSYQIFLQGTAANNPLIFDLTDNNSITANDIIPEGADISIVTDCGFIGDLNVTLVGTTLTITATSTGIFYFCYTVVSCDGICQTEIVTVVVKNEPIETVCDDPYCNIVCFGDFEEFNYNDVIYDGLNVPEIQFDGRISSPHITDYDENNQLLIAIAGTLSAFDWDATPIPLSKPIPIGCEVVISFNATALYMYLLAWGNDPDIEPTIQFTALSDYPPCSSFPFPDCTSDEFFLCGSTITATNMNLDPCGLPINYQAIQPTAMTAILDAIDFNNLPFYSFTWINTTGTPINTLLLNVNSTIGSSENAGLTNLFIDNLKVTLECEEHISISADDIDDVCPGSIVTIPYTICLETPETGPFDLVSVFLDADIESLPGVSVVNGSGVFNNFGQTTVDFDPNTNLCTTVDLNLNIGSSFTVGQEIIINMQAINSGTSGICISGNGAGINVVLTIIECEPTVPPYDCLDITNFFTVNAGTQDVYILSEFGENRNSYSPPATATWQPGSHPFTAITGSSTDLSFNVDLVIPNGIELAINDMNLFFAPDKRILVQPGGSLSIENTVIDGVCEVMWTGVQVQGPGIDITPSPSNAGKFDMYESQVLHAILGVVNMNLAPLNNTTIANTSPPDNPYINVSSISLPVLFSDSPARATSGGIISINHSNFKGCFQDINVSWNNNINYSFTHNDFLTESAGLWYPFNNLIEQPEAGIHATWCNRIVVLDCYSHNHKYGIRANHVAHLLARDNFFEENQVGISARNFKNAISQVSIIETNNFQNCRLSVQADGNDLCKLIGNKVNDTGNSIDFYNPLLTASFYLRGSNILATNNFLHNTNMGIIINQSDMDGSIIAGNLVNNTQQAIIVEGDNSATWFWCNHLLDYAHYGLDLRAFYNSNGVLPQQGDCDLNLPAANTFVPYSGEGVFGVMDIRLGPAVGGFEVNSIIYNDVNATELIDEDLSAIGDYEPENCFDIGLNEFCSDQGYTPISDVTEYFGIDAMTDLELAELVLRLLTDSNYIDALSLLHEYNEYLLAQRRLVPHYIAIDSIEVAQNLLNLIDAETEENLRFVELNQLLIDLRNDNRTIFEITNAEEDQLLDIAESGTKTSYKAQTLLYLAKTIEFPVELPALANGGDNWYTSFKNWNNQSLFRLYPNPTTQTAFINCTLSKDEEAILTIYNSIGKRVSTNSFKNSGTFNIDVHHFTSGLYFYTVSLNGKTIFKDKLVILN
- a CDS encoding DUF3127 domain-containing protein is translated as MEITGRIIQLLPLQEGTNRSGNPWRKQEFILETESQYPKKVLVMLWGDKVEQFKVQEGQKVTAYIDLESREYNGRWYTEVRAWKLVSGNENDSNNSQPPPEDEDGMPF